One Clostridium novyi NT genomic window carries:
- the glyA gene encoding serine hydroxymethyltransferase codes for MNFDNLALTDKEIFNIIQLENNRQNNTIELIASENFASKSVMEAMGSQLTNKYAEGYPSKRYYGGCEEVDKIESLAIERLKKIFGCEHANVQPHSGSQANMAVYLSVLEPGDTIMGMNLSHGGHLTHGSPVNFSGRLFNFVAYGVNKETELINYDEVRSLALQHKPKMIVAGASAYSRVIDFKRLKQICDEVGAYFMVDMAHIAGLIAAGYHPSPVPYADFVTTTTHKTLRGPRGGAILCKEKYAKQVDKAIFPGIQGGPLMHVIAAKAVCFGEALKDDYKNYIEQVVKNAKVLEEELKKYDFKLVSGGTDNHLLLIDLTNKDITGKDAEKLLDSIGITVNKNTIPFETKSPFVTSGIRIGTPAVTTRGFKEEEMKEIAYLINYVIENRDSDLSEAKNKVKEICSRHILYK; via the coding sequence ATGAATTTCGATAATTTGGCATTAACAGATAAAGAAATTTTTAACATAATACAATTAGAAAATAACCGTCAAAATAATACTATAGAACTTATAGCATCAGAAAACTTTGCTAGTAAATCAGTAATGGAGGCTATGGGCTCTCAGCTTACAAACAAATATGCTGAAGGATATCCAAGTAAGAGATATTATGGTGGATGTGAAGAAGTTGATAAAATAGAGAGCTTAGCAATAGAAAGATTAAAAAAGATTTTCGGCTGTGAACATGCAAACGTTCAACCACACTCAGGTTCTCAAGCAAATATGGCAGTTTATCTTTCAGTTTTAGAGCCAGGAGACACAATAATGGGAATGAACTTAAGCCATGGAGGACATTTAACTCATGGAAGTCCTGTTAATTTTTCAGGAAGATTATTTAACTTTGTAGCTTATGGAGTAAATAAAGAAACTGAATTAATTAATTATGATGAAGTAAGATCTCTTGCCCTACAACATAAACCTAAGATGATAGTTGCAGGTGCTAGTGCATATTCAAGAGTAATAGATTTTAAAAGATTAAAACAAATATGTGATGAAGTTGGGGCATACTTTATGGTAGATATGGCACATATTGCAGGACTTATAGCTGCAGGATACCATCCATCACCAGTACCATATGCTGATTTTGTAACAACAACTACACATAAAACATTAAGAGGACCTAGAGGAGGAGCTATACTTTGCAAGGAAAAATATGCAAAACAAGTAGATAAGGCTATATTTCCAGGAATTCAAGGTGGTCCATTAATGCACGTAATAGCTGCAAAAGCTGTATGTTTTGGAGAAGCATTAAAAGATGATTATAAAAATTATATTGAGCAAGTTGTTAAAAATGCAAAAGTATTAGAAGAAGAATTAAAGAAATATGATTTTAAATTAGTATCAGGGGGAACTGATAATCACTTACTTTTAATTGATTTAACTAATAAAGATATAACTGGTAAAGATGCAGAAAAGTTACTAGATAGTATAGGAATTACAGTTAACAAAAACACTATACCATTTGAAACTAAAAGTCCTTTTGTAACTAGTGGAATTAGAATAGGCACTCCAGCAGTAACAACAAGAGGTTTTAAAGAAGAAGAAATGAAAGAGATAGCATACTTAATAAATTATGTTATTGAAAATAGAGATTCTGATTTATCAGAAGCAAAAAATAAAGTAAAAGAAATATGTAGTAGACATATACTATATAAATAA
- the nifJ gene encoding pyruvate:ferredoxin (flavodoxin) oxidoreductase has product MAKMKTMDGNTAAAYTSYAFTDVTAIYPITPSSPMAESVDEWSAQGKKNLFGQTVKVMELQSEAGASAAVHGSLQSGALTTTYTASQGLLLMIPNMYKIAGELLPSVFHVSARALASHALSIFGDHQDVMAARQTGFALLASNSVQESMDLAAVAHLAALKGRVPFVHFFDGFRTSHEIQKVELLDYEDLRGLIDQDALKAFRNNALSPEHPVTRGTAQNPDIFFQAREASNKYYNAIPGIVEEYMGEINKITGRDYKLFNYYGAEDADRVIVAMGSGCETIEEVVDYLSARGEKVGLVKVHLYRPFSKEHLINAVPKTVKKIAVLDRTKEPGALGEPLYLDVKSAFYDVENKPVIVGGRYGLGSKDTTPGQMAAVFENLKQDEPKNNFTLGINDDVTHTSLETVEGIDVVAEGTTACKFWGLGSDGTVGANKSAIKIIGDHTDMYAQGYFAYDSKKSGGITISHLRFGKSPIKSPYLIQTPHFVACHNQSYVNKYDVLEGLRDNGNFLLNCIWNQEEVEEHLPAHMKRYIANHNINFYTIDAVKIAQEIGLGGRINMIMQAAFFKLANIIPIEDAVKYLKDAVVTSYGKKGEKVVNMNHAAIDQGVGAIVKVEVPESWKTAEDKKVEEKDVPEFISKILEPMNRQKGDELPVSAFEGMEDGTFPNGTAAYEKRGIAISVPEWSMENCIQCNQCSYVCPHAVIRPTLLTEEEYNNKPEGFKAVEAKGIKGEKLYYAMNVSVLDCTGCGNCAEVCPAPTKALVMKPAATQEAEQANYDYAQTLSVKENPMDKYTVKGSQFEKPLLEFHGACGGCGEAAYAKLITQLFGDRMMIANATGCTSIWGGSAPATPYTKNHEGKGPAWANSLFEDNAEYGLGMALGVSTIRTNMENVAKEAMEEVSAELKSALQEWVDNKEDAEGSKKAAAKLLPLLEAEKSNAKVAEILENKDFLIKRSQWIFGGDGWAYDIGYGGVDHALASGEDINIFVFDTEVYSNTGGQSSKSTRTGAVAKFAAAGKRTKKKDLGLMAMTYGYVYVAQIAMGSDKNQTIKAIKEAEAYPGPSLIIAYAPCINHGLKVGMACSQLEEKKAVDCGYWGLYRYNPQLKEEGKNPFILDSKEPKGNFKDFLLGEVRYASLKKARPEQADELYAQTEKDAMERLETYKRLAEDK; this is encoded by the coding sequence ATGGCAAAAATGAAAACAATGGATGGTAATACTGCTGCTGCATATACATCATATGCCTTTACTGATGTTACAGCAATATATCCAATCACACCTTCATCTCCAATGGCTGAAAGCGTTGATGAATGGAGCGCACAAGGAAAGAAAAACTTATTTGGTCAAACTGTAAAAGTTATGGAATTACAATCTGAAGCTGGTGCATCAGCAGCAGTTCATGGTTCACTTCAAAGTGGAGCATTAACTACTACTTACACTGCATCTCAAGGATTACTATTAATGATTCCTAACATGTACAAAATTGCTGGTGAATTATTACCATCAGTATTCCATGTAAGTGCTAGAGCTTTAGCATCACATGCATTATCAATCTTTGGTGATCACCAAGATGTAATGGCTGCAAGACAAACTGGATTCGCATTACTTGCTTCAAATAGTGTACAAGAATCTATGGATTTAGCAGCTGTAGCTCACCTTGCAGCATTAAAAGGAAGAGTACCATTCGTACATTTCTTTGATGGATTCAGAACTTCTCACGAAATTCAAAAAGTTGAATTATTAGACTATGAAGATTTAAGAGGATTAATAGATCAAGATGCTCTTAAAGCATTCAGAAACAATGCTTTAAGCCCAGAACATCCTGTAACTAGAGGAACAGCTCAAAACCCTGATATATTCTTCCAAGCTAGAGAAGCTTCTAACAAATACTACAATGCAATCCCTGGTATCGTAGAAGAATACATGGGAGAAATCAACAAAATAACAGGAAGAGATTACAAGCTATTCAACTACTATGGTGCTGAAGATGCTGATAGAGTAATCGTTGCTATGGGTTCAGGTTGTGAAACTATAGAAGAAGTTGTAGATTACTTAAGTGCTAGAGGAGAAAAAGTAGGTTTAGTAAAAGTTCACTTATACAGACCATTCTCTAAAGAACATTTAATAAATGCAGTACCAAAGACAGTTAAGAAAATAGCTGTTTTAGATAGAACAAAAGAACCAGGTGCACTTGGTGAACCATTATACTTAGATGTTAAATCTGCATTCTATGATGTAGAAAACAAACCAGTAATCGTTGGTGGTAGATATGGATTAGGTTCAAAAGATACAACTCCAGGACAAATGGCTGCTGTATTTGAAAACCTAAAACAAGATGAGCCAAAAAATAACTTCACATTAGGAATTAATGATGACGTTACTCATACATCACTTGAAACAGTTGAAGGAATAGACGTAGTTGCTGAAGGAACTACTGCATGTAAATTCTGGGGACTTGGATCAGACGGTACTGTTGGTGCTAACAAGAGCGCTATCAAAATCATCGGAGACCATACAGACATGTATGCTCAAGGATATTTTGCATATGACTCTAAAAAATCTGGTGGTATAACAATTTCTCACTTAAGATTTGGTAAATCACCAATTAAATCACCTTACTTAATCCAAACTCCACACTTTGTTGCATGTCATAACCAATCATATGTTAACAAATATGATGTATTAGAAGGATTAAGAGATAACGGAAACTTCTTACTTAACTGTATCTGGAACCAAGAAGAAGTTGAAGAACACTTACCAGCTCATATGAAGAGATATATTGCTAACCACAATATCAACTTCTACACAATTGATGCTGTTAAAATAGCTCAAGAAATCGGACTAGGCGGAAGAATCAACATGATCATGCAAGCTGCATTCTTCAAACTAGCTAACATCATTCCTATAGAAGACGCTGTTAAATACTTAAAAGACGCAGTTGTAACTTCTTACGGTAAAAAAGGTGAAAAAGTTGTTAACATGAACCACGCTGCAATAGATCAAGGTGTAGGCGCTATCGTTAAAGTAGAAGTTCCTGAATCTTGGAAAACTGCAGAAGATAAGAAAGTTGAAGAAAAAGACGTTCCTGAGTTCATTTCAAAAATTCTTGAACCAATGAACAGACAAAAAGGTGATGAACTTCCAGTAAGTGCTTTCGAAGGCATGGAAGATGGTACATTCCCTAACGGAACTGCTGCATATGAAAAGAGAGGAATCGCAATTAGCGTACCTGAATGGAGCATGGAAAATTGTATCCAATGTAACCAATGTTCATATGTTTGTCCTCACGCTGTAATCAGACCAACATTATTAACTGAGGAAGAATACAACAATAAACCAGAAGGATTCAAAGCTGTAGAAGCTAAAGGAATCAAAGGTGAAAAATTATACTATGCAATGAACGTTAGTGTTCTTGACTGTACTGGTTGCGGAAACTGTGCTGAAGTTTGTCCAGCTCCAACTAAAGCTTTAGTTATGAAACCAGCTGCAACTCAAGAAGCAGAACAAGCTAACTATGACTACGCTCAAACTTTATCTGTTAAAGAAAATCCAATGGATAAATACACAGTTAAAGGTAGCCAATTTGAAAAACCACTTCTTGAATTCCACGGTGCTTGTGGTGGATGTGGAGAAGCTGCATACGCTAAACTTATAACTCAATTATTTGGTGACAGAATGATGATAGCTAACGCTACAGGATGTACATCAATTTGGGGAGGATCAGCTCCTGCAACTCCATACACTAAAAACCACGAAGGAAAAGGACCTGCTTGGGCTAACTCTTTATTCGAAGATAACGCTGAATATGGTCTTGGAATGGCTTTAGGTGTATCTACTATAAGAACAAACATGGAAAACGTAGCTAAAGAAGCTATGGAAGAAGTAAGTGCTGAATTAAAATCTGCATTACAAGAATGGGTAGATAATAAAGAAGATGCTGAAGGATCTAAGAAAGCAGCAGCTAAATTATTACCATTATTAGAAGCAGAAAAATCAAATGCAAAAGTAGCTGAAATATTAGAAAACAAAGACTTCTTAATCAAGAGATCTCAATGGATCTTTGGTGGAGACGGTTGGGCATACGATATCGGATACGGTGGAGTTGACCACGCTCTAGCATCAGGAGAAGACATAAACATCTTCGTATTTGATACAGAAGTTTACTCAAATACAGGTGGACAATCTTCTAAATCAACTCGTACAGGTGCGGTTGCTAAATTCGCAGCAGCAGGTAAGAGAACTAAGAAGAAAGATCTTGGCTTAATGGCTATGACTTATGGATATGTTTACGTTGCTCAAATAGCTATGGGATCTGACAAGAACCAAACTATAAAAGCAATTAAAGAAGCAGAAGCTTATCCAGGTCCATCATTAATAATCGCTTATGCTCCATGTATCAACCACGGATTAAAAGTTGGAATGGCTTGCTCTCAATTAGAAGAGAAAAAAGCTGTTGATTGTGGATATTGGGGATTATACAGATATAACCCACAATTAAAAGAAGAAGGAAAGAACCCATTCATATTAGATTCTAAAGAACCTAAGGGTAACTTTAAAGACTTCTTATTAGGCGAAGTTAGATATGCATCATTAAAGAAAGCTCGTCCAGAACAAGCTGATGAGTTATATGCTCAAACTGAAAAAGATGCTATGGAAAGACTTGAAACTTATAAGAGATTAGCTGAAGATAAATAA
- a CDS encoding DUF1292 domain-containing protein, with protein MDKEKLHDCACGGHDHDHNHGDCGCGGHDHEHEACGCGCHEHESLIVELEDENGNTVPCEVIDGFEYKENEYALVQNPEDNSVYLFKVIGEGEEGQLVVPDDNEFNEVTAYYETLLENEE; from the coding sequence ATGGATAAAGAAAAATTACACGATTGTGCTTGTGGTGGACATGATCACGATCATAATCACGGAGACTGCGGATGCGGTGGACATGATCATGAACATGAAGCTTGTGGATGCGGATGTCATGAACACGAAAGCCTTATTGTAGAATTAGAAGATGAAAATGGTAACACAGTTCCATGCGAAGTAATAGATGGCTTTGAATATAAAGAAAATGAATATGCTCTTGTACAAAACCCAGAGGATAATTCAGTTTATCTTTTTAAAGTTATAGGTGAAGGTGAAGAAGGACAATTAGTTGTACCAGATGATAATGAATTTAATGAAGTTACAGCTTACTATGAAACTTTACTAGAAAACGAAGAATAA
- a CDS encoding HAD-IB family hydrolase, whose protein sequence is MEKLGIFDVDFTLTKKETLIQLYLFMLKRNIGLIKYIPRNIMAGIFYGIGIYDAEKSKETFIKFLDGINEADMKNLVKEFYEERLSKILYKDAIDTIKKLKKQGYKIYLISASPEVYLEELYNIKEVDKIIGTKLKVENGIYKSAIEGSNNKGEEKVRRLKEVLKEENIEVDFKNSYMFSDSLADLPLFKLVGNPYLINSKKSYNNIKRLEWK, encoded by the coding sequence GTGGAGAAATTAGGAATATTTGATGTAGATTTTACCCTTACAAAAAAGGAAACATTAATACAACTTTATCTATTTATGTTAAAAAGGAATATAGGATTAATAAAATATATTCCAAGAAACATAATGGCGGGTATTTTTTATGGAATAGGAATTTATGATGCAGAAAAATCAAAAGAAACTTTTATTAAATTTTTAGATGGAATAAATGAAGCTGATATGAAGAATTTAGTTAAGGAATTTTATGAAGAAAGATTAAGTAAAATTTTATATAAAGATGCTATAGATACTATAAAAAAGTTAAAAAAGCAAGGATATAAAATATATTTAATATCTGCATCACCAGAAGTATATTTAGAAGAACTTTATAATATAAAAGAAGTAGACAAGATAATAGGTACAAAATTAAAAGTGGAAAATGGGATATATAAAAGTGCTATTGAAGGATCAAATAATAAGGGAGAAGAGAAGGTAAGACGACTTAAAGAAGTCTTAAAAGAGGAAAATATAGAAGTTGACTTTAAAAATTCCTATATGTTTTCTGACTCACTTGCAGACCTTCCTTTATTTAAATTAGTAGGAAATCCTTATCTTATTAACTCTAAAAAGAGTTATAATAATATTAAAAGATTAGAATGGAAGTAA
- a CDS encoding aminotransferase class IV has translation MKECYGEKFIVNNTIKDIEEFNDKYLREGKSLYEVMRIIDGVPIFLEDHLLRLYNSSKMTELGVWMEKDEIKNNIQKLCEINNNKNANVKIIFNYNKGIKTFVCYFIESIYPTEDMYENGVKTSFYCAERENPNIKIVNQNLRDETNKIIQETGVYEVILVNKDGYITEGSRSNIFMIKDGKVITSPIIEVLPGITRKYIIKACINLGYQVIEKRINYKNIDDVDGLFISSTSPKVLPISMVNESKFDAKNEIIQNIRHEYDNIINNYIKSNG, from the coding sequence ATGAAAGAATGTTATGGTGAAAAGTTTATAGTTAATAACACTATAAAAGATATAGAAGAGTTTAATGATAAATATTTAAGAGAAGGTAAATCATTATATGAAGTTATGAGAATTATAGATGGTGTACCTATATTTTTAGAAGATCATCTATTAAGACTTTATAATTCTTCTAAAATGACAGAACTTGGGGTTTGGATGGAAAAAGATGAAATAAAAAATAATATACAAAAGCTTTGTGAGATAAATAATAATAAAAATGCTAATGTAAAAATTATATTTAACTATAATAAAGGAATAAAAACCTTTGTATGTTATTTTATAGAGTCAATATATCCAACAGAAGATATGTATGAAAACGGGGTTAAAACTTCATTTTATTGTGCAGAAAGAGAAAATCCTAATATAAAAATCGTAAATCAAAACCTAAGAGATGAAACCAACAAAATCATCCAAGAAACAGGTGTTTATGAAGTAATATTAGTAAATAAAGATGGATATATAACAGAAGGAAGTAGATCTAATATATTCATGATAAAAGATGGAAAAGTAATAACTTCTCCTATAATTGAAGTTCTTCCAGGAATTACGCGAAAATATATAATAAAAGCTTGTATTAATCTTGGATACCAAGTTATAGAAAAAAGAATTAACTATAAAAATATAGATGATGTAGATGGATTATTTATATCTAGTACATCACCAAAAGTTCTTCCTATATCCATGGTAAATGAAAGCAAGTTTGATGCTAAAAATGAAATTATTCAAAATATAAGACATGAATATGACAATATTATAAACAATTATATAAAAAGTAATGGGTAA
- a CDS encoding glucose PTS transporter subunit IIA, with protein MSSNNKGKGKVFATLQKIGKSLMLPVSVLPAAGILLRIGQDDLLGRYGVIFKNLATAGDAIFTNLPLIFAVGVAIGFSGGEAVASLAAVIGQLILQAVLLEMGKRFGVPINMGVFGGIIIGLIAAILYNKYHDIKLPQVLGFFGGKRFVPIITSFASLIFAVIGATIWQPIQNVINIFAKWASTSIFGPAFYAAGKRLLIPLGLHHMYYPPFLYQFGEYTVKGIKYFGDTARYFHGDPTAGFFMASEYPVVMFGLPGAAIAIIAAAKKENRKKVSGIMVSAAFVAFLTGITEPIEFTFIFVAPILFAFHVIAAFCSGIITSLLKIRLGYTFSASFIDYLLGFKFAGRPWLIWLVGIVFFALYFVVFYFAIKTFNIKTPGREDESEYFDPKLKEVKGSEKAKRVLNAIGGKDNIEVLDACITRLRLTLKDPSRVDKGALKALGAAGVLEAGNNVQAIFGTEAEKIKDSMKAIIERGEDTVIVDDLEEEKEEIVEDTKEDSKALSKQTLEILNPLKGEIIDITKVPDEVFSSKALGDGFAINPLGNEVVSPIDGEIAVLFPTKHAVAIKGDNGLEMLVHIGIDTVNLNGEGFTAHVSQGDKVKQGDLLVEFDKEIIESKAKSSITPVVITNMDFVESLDISYGEKEKGEKVVTIKTN; from the coding sequence ATGAGTAGTAATAACAAAGGAAAAGGTAAGGTATTTGCCACTCTTCAAAAAATAGGTAAATCCTTGATGTTACCAGTATCAGTACTACCAGCAGCAGGAATTCTCCTAAGAATTGGTCAAGATGATCTTCTTGGAAGATATGGAGTTATATTTAAAAACTTAGCTACTGCAGGTGATGCTATTTTCACAAATTTACCACTTATATTTGCAGTTGGAGTTGCAATAGGATTTTCAGGTGGAGAAGCAGTTGCATCTCTAGCAGCAGTTATTGGTCAGCTTATATTACAAGCAGTTTTATTAGAAATGGGTAAAAGATTTGGTGTACCAATAAATATGGGTGTATTTGGAGGAATAATAATAGGGCTTATAGCAGCTATTTTATATAATAAATATCATGATATAAAACTTCCTCAGGTTTTAGGTTTCTTTGGAGGAAAAAGATTTGTACCTATTATAACCTCATTTGCATCATTAATATTTGCGGTAATAGGTGCAACTATTTGGCAACCTATACAAAATGTAATAAATATATTTGCAAAGTGGGCTAGTACATCAATATTTGGTCCTGCATTTTATGCGGCAGGAAAAAGACTTTTAATACCACTTGGACTTCATCATATGTATTATCCACCATTTTTATATCAATTTGGTGAGTATACTGTAAAGGGTATTAAATATTTTGGTGATACAGCTAGATATTTTCATGGAGATCCAACAGCAGGATTTTTCATGGCATCAGAATATCCTGTAGTCATGTTTGGACTTCCAGGAGCTGCAATTGCTATAATAGCTGCAGCTAAAAAGGAAAATAGAAAAAAAGTTTCTGGAATAATGGTATCAGCAGCTTTTGTAGCATTTCTAACAGGAATTACAGAGCCAATCGAATTTACATTTATATTTGTTGCTCCAATATTGTTTGCTTTCCACGTAATAGCAGCATTTTGCTCAGGAATAATAACTAGTTTATTAAAAATAAGACTAGGGTATACTTTTTCTGCATCCTTTATTGATTATTTATTAGGATTTAAGTTTGCAGGTAGACCATGGCTTATATGGCTAGTTGGAATAGTATTTTTTGCATTATATTTTGTTGTATTTTATTTTGCAATTAAAACTTTCAACATTAAAACACCAGGCAGAGAAGATGAAAGTGAATATTTTGATCCAAAATTAAAAGAAGTTAAAGGTTCAGAAAAAGCAAAAAGAGTATTAAATGCTATAGGAGGAAAAGATAATATTGAAGTTCTAGATGCCTGTATAACAAGACTTAGATTAACATTAAAAGATCCTTCTAGAGTAGATAAAGGAGCCTTAAAGGCATTAGGTGCTGCTGGAGTGTTAGAAGCAGGAAATAACGTTCAAGCTATATTTGGAACAGAAGCAGAAAAAATAAAAGACTCTATGAAAGCTATAATAGAAAGAGGAGAAGATACTGTAATAGTAGATGATTTAGAAGAGGAAAAAGAAGAAATAGTAGAAGATACTAAAGAAGATTCTAAAGCTTTATCAAAACAAACTTTAGAGATTTTAAATCCATTAAAAGGAGAAATAATAGATATAACTAAAGTACCAGATGAAGTGTTTTCAAGTAAGGCATTAGGAGATGGGTTTGCTATAAATCCATTAGGTAATGAAGTGGTGTCTCCTATAGATGGAGAAATTGCAGTATTGTTCCCAACAAAACACGCTGTTGCTATAAAAGGTGACAATGGACTTGAGATGCTAGTTCATATTGGAATAGATACAGTAAACTTAAATGGAGAAGGATTTACAGCTCATGTATCTCAAGGAGACAAAGTAAAACAAGGAGATTTATTAGTTGAGTTTGATAAAGAAATAATAGAATCAAAAGCCAAATCATCAATAACTCCTGTTGTTATAACAAATATGGACTTTGTAGAGAGTCTAGATATTTCCTATGGTGAGAAAGAAAAAGGAGAAAAGGTAGTAACAATAAAAACAAATTAG
- a CDS encoding flagellar assembly protein A, which produces MQNIFTARTLEECLQLASQKLNLEKQEIDYEILEERQGIFIKKVTISVKSLKNNKKNNEKYIKIENKEENSENIDGTVMIKKGKIVVKNPRKKGKAAVILPNNNVTVLVDGVAVINKKEVYEDNVIDVLFEENTAQRVLNIETSNSVMEAYVTVKYMPENIYELNDTEEKHKLQITPIIKEQKYPKPYTIDEIKEILLSKGIKAGIIKERLYELTQLKDTEELLVAKGIKPINGIDDKVNINFETNSAKKFRQDKNGNVDYKSIGIVKEVKVGEVLATIEKGIEGKDGIDIRGIVKKHVPGKKVKLKIGQGCKFKDENTVVSTIEGKPSLKGGVICVNKVHHIEKDVDITTGNVDFVGDVLIYGNVKEGMKVNCGQNLTVNRNIEHAKIYSKQDMDILGNVINSELYAGGNNIFKLNKLNILEKLNSGINELIGTVEHIKKFNLLGKKVRDGEILKVLLENKFKYIDELCVEFSKTLIETDSNEEKLLSNFINKKLIGIGPFSIKNVKELQLFTIRINKVVDDIKNSLTMPVTMSVSYCQDSILKCSGNIVITGKGEYVSEIISHGNVEFIASGSIARGGTIKAEKEIKCKEVGSEGGVSTKLIVGPKGHIWVDIAYQNTRFVVGEKEYILEIPSKEIHAYLGDDGEIIVDKFVL; this is translated from the coding sequence ATGCAAAATATATTTACAGCTAGAACTTTAGAAGAGTGTTTACAATTGGCATCACAAAAATTAAATTTAGAAAAACAAGAAATAGATTATGAAATACTTGAAGAAAGACAAGGTATTTTTATAAAAAAAGTTACTATTTCTGTAAAATCATTAAAAAACAATAAAAAAAATAATGAAAAATATATTAAAATAGAAAATAAAGAAGAAAATAGTGAAAATATAGATGGTACAGTTATGATTAAAAAAGGAAAGATAGTAGTTAAGAATCCTAGAAAAAAAGGGAAGGCAGCTGTTATACTTCCTAATAATAATGTAACTGTACTTGTAGATGGAGTAGCAGTTATAAATAAAAAAGAAGTTTATGAAGACAATGTAATAGATGTATTATTTGAAGAGAATACTGCGCAAAGAGTGTTAAATATAGAAACATCTAATAGTGTAATGGAAGCATATGTAACTGTTAAATATATGCCTGAGAATATATATGAGTTAAATGATACTGAAGAAAAGCATAAATTACAAATAACTCCTATAATAAAAGAACAAAAGTATCCAAAGCCCTATACTATTGATGAAATTAAAGAAATATTACTTTCAAAAGGAATTAAAGCTGGAATAATAAAAGAAAGATTATATGAGTTAACACAATTAAAGGATACAGAAGAATTATTAGTAGCTAAAGGTATAAAACCTATAAATGGTATAGATGATAAAGTTAATATAAATTTTGAAACTAATAGTGCTAAAAAATTCAGACAGGATAAAAATGGTAATGTAGATTACAAAAGTATAGGAATAGTTAAAGAAGTCAAGGTTGGAGAAGTTTTGGCAACAATAGAAAAGGGAATAGAAGGTAAGGATGGCATAGATATAAGAGGAATAGTTAAAAAACATGTTCCAGGGAAAAAGGTAAAGTTAAAGATAGGACAAGGATGTAAGTTTAAAGATGAAAATACAGTGGTTTCAACCATAGAAGGAAAACCTTCCTTAAAGGGTGGAGTTATTTGTGTAAATAAAGTACATCACATAGAAAAAGATGTTGATATAACAACAGGAAATGTAGATTTTGTTGGAGATGTTTTAATTTATGGAAATGTAAAAGAAGGAATGAAAGTTAATTGTGGTCAAAATCTTACAGTAAATAGAAATATAGAACATGCAAAAATTTATTCTAAACAAGATATGGATATCTTAGGTAATGTAATAAATTCAGAACTTTATGCAGGTGGAAATAATATTTTTAAATTAAATAAGCTTAATATTTTAGAAAAATTAAATTCTGGAATTAATGAATTGATAGGTACAGTAGAGCATATTAAAAAGTTTAACCTACTAGGAAAGAAGGTTAGAGATGGAGAAATATTAAAAGTGCTACTGGAAAATAAATTTAAATATATAGATGAATTATGCGTAGAGTTTTCAAAAACATTAATTGAAACCGATAGTAATGAAGAAAAATTGCTAAGTAATTTTATAAATAAAAAATTAATAGGTATAGGTCCTTTTAGCATTAAAAATGTTAAAGAATTACAATTGTTTACAATAAGAATAAATAAAGTTGTAGATGATATAAAAAATAGTTTAACTATGCCTGTAACTATGAGTGTTAGTTATTGTCAAGATTCTATTTTGAAATGTTCGGGTAATATAGTTATTACTGGAAAGGGAGAGTATGTATCTGAAATAATCTCTCATGGAAATGTAGAATTTATAGCAAGTGGAAGTATTGCCAGAGGCGGAACAATAAAAGCTGAAAAAGAAATAAAGTGCAAAGAAGTAGGTAGTGAAGGAGGAGTATCCACTAAGCTTATAGTAGGACCTAAAGGACATATATGGGTTGATATTGCTTATCAAAATACAAGATTTGTAGTAGGAGAAAAGGAATATATACTAGAAATTCCAAGCAAAGAAATTCATGCTTACTTGGGAGACGATGGTGAAATAATTGTAGATAAATTTGTGTTATAG